Genomic window (Rhododendron vialii isolate Sample 1 chromosome 4a, ASM3025357v1):
aaccttttttttttggtaactaacaATTGTCCAACTTGTTGAAagcaaaaacccaaaataaaaacggaaaactgaaaacaaaaaaaaggaaccaAACAGGACCCAATGTTTGTCTAAACACAAGTGTTGTTCAACAACCGGTGATTATATTTCCACTACACAgtcttttcctttccctcctCTCATTTTCTTCTAATCTAAGCAAACAAAATTGGAATGGAATActattttcatgtaaaatgtgTACAGACCTCTCATCTCATCATAATGATAAAGAccttttcttaatttctctctctacatcctCCTTAATCTTGTAATAACAACATCACCCAACAcataaaaagtgaaaaaaagagagtttatCATAATCTATTTCAAATtaatttgaagggaaaaagttaaaaaaaaaaaaaaaatcaatttccaggACTAATTAGAGGCCACAGTTAGGCCACCGCCAAATCTGGGCCTTGTTCTATCAGGTGAAAGACCTTCTTCCATAGCCTTCCTCTTGTTATTGTtggattgttgttgttgttgtggttgtgGCTGAACATCTTCCTCTGGATTTTCTTGATTATCTTGATTCTCCTTGCATTTGGTTTTCATCATATGAggcttaagtttattcacaTCACAAAGCCTCACTGGTTTGAGGAAGAATTCTTCTGCCCCTTCTTCTAAGCATCTGTTATAATTTGATCAAAACAATTAATACCCACAAATCAGTTTcaccccaaacaaacaaaattaaaggGAAATAAATCCCAATTAATATTTCTGCAATTCCATAtgcaaattaaattaaatttcagTCTCTTGCCTGTTTATTCTTGAAGGAACATTCTCAGATGACATGATTACTACTGGTATGTTTCTCAGAGATGAAGATTCCTGCAACAAATGGAGGTGCATTTAATTCATCAGATCTGTTTATTTCTGTTGAAAATATACTAAATTCTATTATATCTAGAGCAGcagattttatttttgaaaacaaaagaggACCTTTCCCAATATGGGACATGATTTTCTTCTGGGGATATTTGCAATAGATTCTCATTGATCTGAAATGAACGGTGAGAAAAGGACCCAATATTCAATTTGGTAGTTTGGCAATTTGGTTGGGCAAGGTTCATCAGGTACATATTTCcaggaaaggaaaatgatggGAGGTTGGAAAGATctgggaggaggagagagagtatgcTAATACAGAGGAAGAAGACAAAGGAATACTTGTATAAAGTTGAAGGGTACCTTCACTTTCTTGAGCAAATCATAACCAGTCATTCCAGGCATACAGTAGTCTGTAATTATCAGATTCACCTCCACTTCCTGCTAATCCCACAAAATCAgaagaaaaattttaaacacaagaaaaaagaaatagaaatcaCTTGAATTGTCATGGAAACTAGAGATACccaagagagaaaagaaaagaaaagaaggctAAACCATCATATATACCTGATGAttgtttggagagaaagaaagttGATTTGGGTCCCTGTGCTTATCTTCATTCAAGCCAAGAAATTCTAAGGCCTTGCTACCGGAATCCACTGTAGTAACTGCcatgaggaagaaaaaaaacccaataccCATTGAGGATGAGTATCCatacttttggaaaaaaaaacaaacatgaaaatCATGTGAAAAATGACCTGGGTAATTGTGTTTGGATGCCAAGAAAGTTTAATTACCTTGATACGATGAGGTCTTGAGGAGCCTCTCGATGAGTTTTCTGTCTATGATGCTATCATCAACAGCCAGGACATGAAACTGAGACTCTGTGGCCAAACCCATTTGCtccaaatccaagatccaacTCCAAAATCAGAGAGAAACAAGAACAAGCAGATGAGAAAGGGAAGATGGAAGATATATATGAAAGGATtctcttttgctttcttttgtcCTTCAGCAGAAACTTTCACTTGTTTTTCTCTTCCTTcggttttttcttccttttttggtgTGCCTGGTTGGTTGGGAGGTTTCTATGAAATGGGAAGGCAAGATGAGCTGCTTCCTATATTGATATAAGACCCACCAAAATGCCCAACCCCACACAGCAGATCTGACCAGATTTCATCCAAAGATCTTCCCCCAATTTTTCTTTgctgagttgattttttgaattacaaGGCAAGCAATGCaaagtaaaaaatcaaatcaaataaagaaacaaaggTGGAATCGATTAATAAAGTATGCACAAATCTACAAGACTGCAACACGGGGATTATTGTATTGATTCTTACGGTTGGGGTTTTATTTatatagagaaagagaggaagcatataaaagaagaaaatttggTTAAGAGAGCATTTTGCTCCCTTGGGTTTTCACTAATGTTGCACATTGCACCCATTTCTTCTCCATGTGTCAGTTAGCATCCACATTTTTTGTGAAGTGTATTGGTCTTTCAGCCTATTTGATGTTCAATAAAAGGTTGTGTGGCCCAGGGATGAAGCTATAATTTTTAGAATAAATTACGGGCTAGTCCAAAAACTGCTCCTTAATTTTCATTAAGGAGTATGacctatttttatttatttgcaaGTCTAGGTAGGAAAATGTGGGCTTCTCCTTGATAGTGCATTTTTAAATTGAGCTGAAATTCATGAGAATAGGGGCCAACTGGCCCATAATTTATCCTGATTTCTATAGAGGGGCCGCAACTCAAGCATGAAATCTAAAGAATAGTATTCTATAAGAAGAACGTAGCCATTTTCTATTCATACTTGGCAAAACATACTCAAACACATTAAAGGAAGTAATTATTTTCCACTACATCTTAACCCACTACCAACGAAAGTAAAATTCAACATTTTTTATATGACTATTTAATGTATGTGTATCATATACTATACATGGGGTAATTCGAGCAAGGTTGGAGTGACCTGGGCCCTTTACCTCCATAACTGGTGCGACTTCTTTTCAAGAGATTGCATAGGCATATTTATGTCGCTTAAACTCCGGAGTATCATGAAAGGCCAACCAACTATTATCATCATATGAGGTTATTGGTTTCTATGGTTTATTTTCAAGTATAAGGTAGTCTGGACTACTATATGTTCATCCATCTTGGGGTGTTAGGATTCTTCCTTGTTGCTTCGTTCGTTATTTCCTTCCCTCGATTTCTTGGTTGACTTCTTGCTAGCCATGTAACCATGTGGGCTCGAGCTGCATATGATTGTCGGGTTTAAGGTGTCAACCTTGCTGGAATGTTTCCCCCTCGTTGTGATGCATTTTGctcttgtccttttaatctcttGTATGTGTTCCAtctgattaataaaatctcttttttctctgttcgaaaaaaaaatctgcCGATTAATCGAACCAAAAACAGGATGGATGGTCAACATTAACACTAGACTTCAAGTGTAAAGGTTGACTAATACCATTGAGAGTGAAGGGTGTAAAGCGAGATTTTGTTAAAACCATAGGGGCCACAAGTATAATATTCCCAAAGTTTGGAGATGAAAGCAAAAGGAAGGGGGAGGTCCGGGGTGATTATGGGGTCTTGAAAGGGGTGGTGGTGGGGCACCAAAATCCTCTCAAGAGATACAGGTGAGGTCAGCAGGGGTGCCCTTTTTCCCTGGTGTGAAATCATGTGCACTTACCATATCTTGAGCAGGTGGGGAGTGGTGCAAAGAGATGGCAATTTCTTTTGATTCCCTTTCGAGATTTGTTTCCTATGGGGGCCATGCCCCATTCAATGTCCTGTCAAATGCGGTATGTGTATGCATGTACCCCATTGATCCACCCATACATGATCACACAGGTCGGGTTTGGTTAAAAAGTTAACCAAATCCGACTGGACCCGGAAACCTATTTTCTTCACTGTTCCACATTTCTAACAAACCTATTTTCACTTTTTCCTATCTGCAAGAGTGTGAATTCTTTTGACTTGATCTTTGGTTAAGCACTTGGTTTTATAGTATACGATATGATGCTCTTGATTTGAGAAGATAATACGATATTCGTACCATCCTATTGTAgataggaaaaaaattaagatgagAGGCAAGAAAACCGTAGGTACAAAGAATATTTTGAATGTTGCAATGCCAAATCATCATATAACTAGCGTTCGGAGCACAAGTCCGAATATAACTAGCGTTCGGAGCACAAGTCCGTGCGTGAGAGGAAAAACACACACCATTAATTGAAGCAAATAAAATGGTGGCGAATGGGTAGTTATAAATGATGATGCTTGGTTACTGGAATGATAATTGACGCATCTATCCCGAAACCctcaaaatgaattttgaaattaatttgtgGGTGATTTTAGAATTAATCAATTGGTGATTTTGGAATTAATAGTGTGAGTCAGCCTCAGTTTTTAGTCCATACCAAAAGTTTCTCTCCCTTTGTAAATAGGATAGAAGAATAGATGACCATATAATAAACATTAATAATTAAgttgaatgaaattaaattGGAACCAGATGGGTATTTTTGGTGGTTTCCTTGAACATCTCCACTGATAAGCTTGTGGTGAACACAACCTCCACTGGGCATTTGTAGAGTGAATTGCGGGATAAACGGTAAGATTGCCCGAAAAATTAATTCCAACTCGTTTCATATCATATACAGTAGATAATCAAATGGGCAAACTATCAAATAATTGAATTCAAATTCCAATTTTCCTCGAAGTTTGACTTGCCAGATTTGAGGAAATATTGTCGAGAGGACAAGTGGTAGCGGTCGTCACCActatgtttttaaatttttttccggGTACTAGATTAAATAAGTaggaatttttatttactgaTGACATAGTGTAGGTAGACCGCCACTTAAGTCCTCTTGATTGATTCTTCCATTGAATCAAAAGATTTTACCTTATCCAAACTTctgatttgaaaaaagaagaagtcaataGCTATCCCCTAGTACAGCTTGATAATATTGTCCAAATATTCTAGTTGctaaatagtagtagtagtactcaTTTTGGTACAAACCCATATTTCTCAAATCTTACCATCTTACTTGCCTTTTTCTTTGCTACCTAACATTTTCCTGTTTTTACGgaggaactttttttttttttttttgtggggtaTGATTTTCAAACTTTCCAAATTGTTAAGTGAAAATGAACTCATATTGATTTTTGCGCTTTCCAAATTATTAAGCGAAAATTCACTCATATTGACTTTTGCACTTTACGAATTATTAACTTTTGAGGAGTGTAGTTAACAATTGGGGAGTGTGAAgatctttctctttttttttcttctcttgtgGAGTACAAATTACTtcggaaaaatttcaaaatggcacctgaactttgcaccaaatgtcacagaggcacctgaacttaagtttattttaattaaatacctgtactaacaaaatctctaaatttagacacctgaacttaagtttatttcaattaaacacctgtactaacaaaatctccaaatttagacCTCCGCCGTTATATTttgtcccaaaaattgctgacatggcatctccaacccgtttaagttgtCCTATTGCACATGTTTCTAACAAgggacgatgcacccaagcGAAACCCATAGGCAAATTTCATCGTCCTCTGTTGAAAACAGTGCAACGGGGCAACTTAAACAggttggagatgccatgtcagcaatttttgggacgaaATATAACAGcaggggtctaaatttgggaattttgttagtacaggtgtttaattgaaataaacttaagttcaggtgccTCTGTaacatttggtgcaaagttcaggtgccattttgagATTTTCCCAATTACTTCAGCCTCTTCTTTTTGGCGGTGGAAACAGGGGACATGCTCTGGCATAAGATTGCAAATTATATGCACATAATCAGTTTCACATGCATGTGATTAAACTTAaactttctaattttttttgttccttccATGGTTCTTTCTATATCTTTTAGCACTTCAGCATGCACAGATCTCGGAACTGACCCTCTCATGAATAGTGGGTTTGTGTCCGAGTCATATGTGAGCAtagtctttttcatttttacacactccaaaaaaacaaagaaaagtgattttggaattacactgattttggagtgtctgcattattttttgaagtgctaatatcattttcttttttttaatgcttcATCCGTCCCATCATCAGTGGCGGAGCTAGAATTTCGGCCTGAAGAGGGTGATTTAAGAGAAGTACTTTCATGTGAAAATTTACTCAATATATCGTGTATCTTTTATAGTACAATAGTATATTTTACATGATATTCTCTTGTTTGTCGACAGTTGCAATGGTGCTTATTCTCGTttacaaaagaaattgattttttttacatgacATTGTAAAATAACTTCAATCTGActagaataaataaaaaatatttaacaatATTCAGAGATTGATATACAAATTATGTAACGTATAATCACATTACACATAATTATAATTTCTCCGTATTGcgtcccaatttattttttttggaagttcatGCAACTTTTTAATTGCTTTTAACTTTTAATTTATAAGGTTTTaagtatttttaaatttttatttaatcgAATtaaatgagatctatcaaacaagccATAGCACTCACAAAAAGTATTAGTATCAATGATAAtctaataaattatttattatattAGATTAGGATGATCGAGGGATGGAAAattgggacaaagggagtactCCATTAGAAAGGGAAAGGATTTTGGTAGAAAGGCCATCTATAGCTTAAGCTAGTAAATCAAGTCAAGGGTTTGTCCAAGTGgatatgagaaagtaataagGTTTCGTTTcgctaagggaaataagtatattttttgaattaaaagcgATGGaatgtgagagaatgacttgtcttgcaaaacggaaaataagtacttaaaacatAAGAATCTTAACCTTGGAATTAGTCGAAGTGCAGCAAACTGACCCGAcatcttgttaaaaaaaagttaatcaaAACAGTGTTTTAATTGTGAGGATGACTCTACATTTGTGATCGAAAAGATACTTTAGAAGAGAAAGTGCATGAAATGGAACTGCAATTAAAGTCAGAATTggtggattaaaaaaaagtaaaaattggaaGGTGATAAATTGTTGTCATTGTTTTTGATGGAAAAAGTAGTGGTTGCAGTAGAATGGAAATGAGAATTGTGTTGTTGAAATCCTATCATGAATTTTCTACATGCGATGGGAAAGGAAAAGTTGGTGAAGTAAAAGTGAGGAAATTTTAGTCCGGTCAAGATTGCTTTGCTGACTTTCAAATTATGTTTTAGATTGAGATCTTTGCTTTTCCTTTCCCTAAAAAACTGTCGTTGGGATCATGGATTCGATGAAAATTGATCATgaagggaaaggaaaaaggaaaaaggaaaaaggaaaaagcgaAGGATCACGCCCCCCCACCACACACGAGTTTTGTAATGCACCAAATAAACTACGGAGTACTCATAGGGTGTCTGACCAATGCGACCGACTGTTTGAGATATTACTATCgcaatttgaaccgttcattttgttaaatttgcgGGGTACGTAATTTGTACAGCAAATAATGTGACATCTATAACTACCTAATTTAGGTAGATCATTTACCTTACAATTCAACTCTCTGAATCAGACGAGGATCTTTTGTATGAAGAATAGAACCCAACAAACTTTGTAAAATGAACTGTTCAAATCCAAGAGATGATACCTCCAGGGTCCCACAGAAGAACATTACAACACCATAGTGCCTCAATGCACTAGAGAGACCCCCTCCCCTTTCCCTTCCCACCCAAAAAAGAAGGTGAAGGAAGCAATTTGGTACTGTAGTATTTTGAGTTATCATTTTGCCCTTCTTTTAAATACTCCTGCATATTTTCATAAATTCATGGAAGGCCGACcttttatgtatttttatggacataaaataaaaagataaatcggcttcataaataaaattactAGCCAGCATTAAATGCATCACTAGagtattttgaaagtacttttcCACAATCCGAGAATATATTGTATAACTGATAGTGAAGGTCAAGTTCCGCTAAAGGTATTTTTgggttgtttcttgttttgtacttattcaaatttttttcgtgtttgttagtttgcgcttaatttttgtggattactgattcgtcttgtcaagatatcgaaaaattaaaaaaattggactttaatccaaatatttttgaaaatatccaaagaaaaccTGGCTCGACTTTTTCAATGAAATCGATGTACTCTCTCCATCCCGAGTTGTTGGTCCATTTTCATTATTTGGgacctcttacaaaattgtctatatatttcaatttataatattttttatatgcaatatggatcttatttgatagatctcaattatatctaaaatatgatttttcgaaattatgtaaaacattatagattttgaggtatagaattttttttaaaagacacgtatgtcaaaattggacaaacaaactggAACGGTGGGAGTAATGTTTCTACGTACATTTGTAAGACCTTAATTCAATGAAATCAATTTGATTTGACCCTCTAGAAATGCAGTAACAAGGCACTTGCATGCCCTTTGTCAAGACATGAATCAGAACTCTGCTTCATTgatgaaaaaaaggaaaaaaaacgtTGAACATGGAAAAGATTGATGGAAAAGAAACCTGCAAAGAGCTGGTCCACATAATAAAAGATTCTACAAAAAGGTGGCCATGGTACGTAATTTTGTCACTCCATGCATGTTTCTGAAAATAAATCTAAACgatttttaatttgattttctgTCGGTTTTATACTGAGGTACTTCCCGGGACGTCGCATTTGAACCACGAAAGAAATTGAAGGCCTGCAGAACCAGATTTATAAATCGGTATGTGCGACAAAACGGTACGTGACAATATTCAAACAGTAAAGATATTTTGGTACCGACCACCaccatacatatatatgtgaaTTGCgaaaatggggtgtttggatcgagcatcttACACATATCGAACGCCGTTGATTTCTGCGTTTgtaggcccctcggtttttttttaatcgaattTTTAGACTACTCAGATCGGCTATCCGGTAGCCGGAGTGTATCTTGCGAGACCGTCGATACGATTTCGGAACGGTAATGGTCGGTTTGCATACCACTACTCATATTCAAAATCTTGGTTTAAGCTCTTTCCTGTATTGACTACTTATAGAATTTAAAACCTTCGCCCAAACACTTATCGTATATTCACTACTTGTAAATATACTATCATGTTTTCCAAAGTGGAAAGCAAACTCTACCTTGTTAGCCACAGATAACTAATTTTTAAAATCTGACAGCAAAAATGATCGATCCTAAAAAATGGTCCTAACAATGTCAAATGGAGCCAAATAATatgaaatttcttttaattGACTAGGCttcgttccagaaaccttcttaaaaaataagcagcttatttcacattttcaaactaaaaaataatacaaatgaaaaataattttttagtttttttttgcatcgtataaaagatctcatcaagatctttcaaaaagatccatattgcatatttttagattttaataagcccataatttttgaacttgaaattgcctttttaaaaaataagtagcttattttggttctgaaacggggcctaaagtCTTACACTAAAGATGTCTTGAACACTCAAATGGAGATGCTCAATGTGGATTCAATGGTTTCTTACTCTTgtattttctctctcaaaaaatttGCTTCGCCACAACCTAACTATGAAAAAAGGTTGAATTACCCCAAGCGTATGGTTAGGTCGttgtcagcataatatccggaagtccggaatTATTCCCACAGAGAACTTCGAATAGCTTGATtaggatttgtagatgtaagagTTTGTGGCGTTTAGGCGGctaacttttggttttgctttaaaaggTGGATAATAcacttatgaaaaagactagaaaatgagtttgagCTAAGAATTAAAGacggcaaggcaatggagttactaacgcccgtaacttaagtTATCTAACCATTCTTAACGAAAACTCAGTTGAATCACACGgctgtgggctccccgaccggcgAGACCGAAGAGTCGCCACCAGGATTTTTAAGATGGATGCtccgagaaaccgagagttTGTTTGAGAGGAAAATACTTTTGGTTTAGTGAAAACGTTGAGACtttaggttcgggagccatgttacgaatgAGGAAGGTTTTATTGAAAAGCACCCCGCTCGCTCGGTCTCTACTTAACATTTTAAATGGGAgatttaatatcatttgaaaaacttaactttgattaaaacatGTACGAGAAAGAGACACAAGATTAAATATAACACATCGACGTGCTTGGGTGCACACTGTATAGTATGAAATAGATGAGTAATGTACAGAAAGTGAAATAAAAGCGTTACAACAGTCTGCCAATATCATGTGAAACGCCGCACAACGACTCAGATACATCTCACGGTGTGACTAAAACACCGTGCGATGTAGCTGTCTACACATTCTAGAATCAGTTCGCTTTTACATGGCAAATAAACCCTAGGCccgcaaaatagtttttttttatatttttcgaatctctaaaaaataatttacgaGACCATTTTGTTTATCTTATCATGTAAAACAATGTTAAAAGCTTTTTGGAATgttgaaagatttaataaagtaaaaaaaatgacatttaaCATGAAATTTGACTCTGGAATGTACCCGCACAGAAAAGCAGTAAACAGACTAAACAGAATAACGTAAGAATGAATatgtacaagaaataaaatactGCACGGTGTAACACACTACGCCGTGCGGAGTTGTAAAACGTCGTACGATGCATCGTATTCGGtacataaactatttttttgtgctttttgaatataaagcttATTTGAGACCCAAACTCGGTATAGAAAGATCAAGAAGGGTCTCGATCGGCTCCCCTCAAAACTAAACGTGGTTTAGCTCAAGAAAtttgtttataccttttgaCCGAGATTTGGATGTGCTTGAAAGTGGAAGAGTGGATGTTGAtttggattgagttttgagAGACTTGTGAGCAAATGagcgtagagagagaaagagagaaaaatcagtTTGAGACTAATTTTGTAATAGCCCAACTTATGGgttgatgtagagagagaaagagatgtaTGTGGGTGTAAAgggttgtagagagagaatcaatGGTCTTTCTCAACTAGAaggggggtgtatttataggtaaGAGGGCCAAGGATGATCAACATAAAGAAGAGAGGTGGCTTCTAGGCCGAATAAATTTTATTCTCTGCACTTGTAGACGTGGCCGATAACTTTCTGCAACTGTAAGAACTTTTTCCTAAACGCCGCATGATATAATCAGAAATACCGTGCTGTATATTGAAGTTTTGTGCGGcagagtaattttttgaaatgctgCGTGGTGTTTCTGAAATGCCGCGTTGCGTTTTGAAATGTCGCGCAGTATTTAGAGACAGCACAACACACTGAACTTCGCGGGGGcgtcccggacactcccgaattCGGATTTGAGTGCGGTTCGAAGCGTTGGAATCTTgttgagtcctctttctaactcaattggtttcactcaaagacattttatacattgaaatgtgtgcccattttaccctcaatgtatcatgaaaaaaattgtttttaaccaagtaaacacatttttctctttgcaattgaaTCGGGGGCCACCCTATATGTTTGGGAAGGGAttttcttgaggtttagagaaggagtgACAAAGGAGCAATAATCCAAGCCTTAAAggtatattttttcttatttcattatcgaagaacttaaagattattcgaaggcccaaattggggtgtttacAACGGCATAAGCTATCAActggaagatttagctatgaaaccaTTAAAGCCTAGAAGTGTAGTATGGAAAACGATTGAGCTCTTtcattcttttggcaaacaaGAACCAAGACATCGCTTCGAAACCATGtgagcaagcacatgatcaccgaaGATTAACATCagcaagttttgttacataaaggTGAACCCTTCTCATTTTACAAGCGAAACTTCAAGTCTcgagttgagaaaggcaagattaaccTAAGTCATGAAGTATTATTCACCCCATAGGCgagcctaatcaactactcacacataatcaAAGTGCTAAGCATAGCAAGAAATTTAGTCATAAGATTTAACCGATAAACTttaaaataaacttgattttatagaaGGTACAAAGcatacaaacaactttaatactcgagAATTTAACGTAACGTAAATACCTTGGattgtttttgagaaattaCAACTAAAAGCTTGAAAAGCTATGGAGGAACTTGGGAAtaaaaaagacttaaagtagAAGTGTATCTAGGTGCTTTTTACAATGAGAGGGAGagccctatatatatacaagggctttctctctctacaaaagtcagcaaaaatcccaaaaagctACCTATTAAAAGAAACTTTCCTTATATATACACAATggctttctctctccacaaaagtcagcaaaaatcccaaaaaggtACCTATTAAAAGAAACTTTCCATAAGTGAAAAGTTTGAAAAAGCAACAAATCTGTAGGAGACAAAAGTTATCGATACCATAggctaaggtatcgataacTTCATTCAAATTCTTCCCCGGAGAAAAGAGTTATCGATAACTCAAAACAAAcattatcgatacccttgcttCTGGACAACTTCTGGACAAAAGGAGGcaaatgttatcgataccctacAGATTGTTATCGATAACCACGCCAAAAATTGCAGATTTCAGGCTGATGCTTTGCCTCCTTGCCAAGGAACCTCCGGGCATCTTCCGGGGCATCATCACTTGGCTTTTTGGACTTGGTGGCACAAAACCTTGTGGCCTCGGGTACTTGGTTATCCTGCAGGGCTATCCTTGGGGTCAAAATGTGCCTTATTGGCATGTTTCACCTACAAAGCTCAACGAAATACCTCACGTGCAAAATCAAGTAAAAACGATAATTCAAACGTAAATATCCTACAAATTACGGGACTAGAGCACCAAATATTAgcaatattgggtgcttatcaaaattcaagaaaattaatgaagaagaaaaatatgaagaaaaaaaaccaggaggaaaaaacgagaacataagaaagaaaatgagtttTGTGTGGTTGCATCATCTTGGTGGGTCTGTTGGGGTCCTTCTTGTGAGGCTAGTTGGATGGTGGTGCTGGTGGTTCGGGCGGTGATGTCTCTAGTGTTTTGTGCAGCAGCAGTTAGGAAGCGTAGTTAGGGTTTGTGTGTTGGATCTGCCGGGCGGGTCCTTTCTGGGCccgtttgtttttgtttaggcTTATATGTATATTTGGGTTTCGGGTTGTGCTTGCTTGCTTGTTTTTAGGGCTCCCGTGTTAGATCTCAGGTGTTTGGACTTCGGCTCTATAATGACCCtggtttttggtaaataaaaatttcgttaaatatttgattttattttaattacttggattgcttttgaaattcctttttaatttttaataatccgtcataattagatttgagacttataaaatt
Coding sequences:
- the LOC131323129 gene encoding two-component response regulator ARR9-like isoform X1, with amino-acid sequence MGLATESQFHVLAVDDSIIDRKLIERLLKTSSYQVTTVDSGSKALEFLGLNEDKHRDPNQLSFSPNNHQQEVEVNLIITDYCMPGMTGYDLLKKVKESSSLRNIPVVIMSSENVPSRINRCLEEGAEEFFLKPVRLCDVNKLKPHMMKTKCKENQDNQENPEEDVQPQPQQQQQSNNNKRKAMEEGLSPDRTRPRFGGGLTVASN
- the LOC131323129 gene encoding two-component response regulator ARR9-like isoform X2: MGLATESQFHVLAVDDSIIDRKLIERLLKTSSYQVTTVDSGSKALEFLGLNEDKHRDPNQLSFSPNNHQEVEVNLIITDYCMPGMTGYDLLKKVKESSSLRNIPVVIMSSENVPSRINRCLEEGAEEFFLKPVRLCDVNKLKPHMMKTKCKENQDNQENPEEDVQPQPQQQQQSNNNKRKAMEEGLSPDRTRPRFGGGLTVASN